One window from the genome of Pyrobaculum ferrireducens encodes:
- a CDS encoding DUF1122 family protein, whose translation MLSQLTPQSFSPLRALFKKGRFKEEYNAELYIGQDLLCHVKIFTGRPPYYGPWAEVFNINPRYIATEWERHVYCVLHRHMEPGDVLYAEYVDDLQTFQALQRGEPPEATRLGRLLIHCGYRIVKNWYHPEGWLEGGMKLQAVKM comes from the coding sequence GTGCTTAGCCAACTCACCCCCCAGTCCTTCTCACCCCTACGCGCCCTGTTTAAAAAGGGCAGATTTAAAGAGGAGTATAACGCAGAGCTCTACATAGGCCAGGACCTCCTCTGCCACGTAAAGATCTTCACGGGGAGGCCGCCTTACTACGGCCCGTGGGCCGAGGTCTTCAACATAAACCCCAGGTATATAGCCACGGAGTGGGAGCGCCACGTGTACTGCGTACTCCACCGACACATGGAGCCAGGCGACGTGCTGTATGCAGAATACGTAGACGACCTACAAACCTTCCAAGCCCTCCAGCGGGGAGAGCCGCCCGAAGCCACTAGATTGGGTAGGCTCCTCATCCACTGCGGCTACAGAATTGTAAAGAACTGGTACCACCCAGAGGGGTGGCTGGAAGGCGGCATGAAGCTACAGGCAGTAAAGATGTAG
- the lysX gene encoding lysine biosynthesis protein LysX, which translates to MYLSVWIYISPVWSIWVIGVRFIYRLVLPLHGEIDFVYDVARLDEKLLLAELRNLGLRVRAVNIEEVVAPDGLGEVGVIRVAARSRVIPTAFTYESRGGVAINSATSLVLSHDKYLTYLSLLKAGVPTPATYLVFGGEAAVAVAEKLNYPVIVKPTDGSWGRFVNLVKSAEDLRSLVLQKWGMDSHMHLFLVQEYVEKPGRDIRVTVVGDRAVAAIYRISQGDWRTNTARGGRAEPVRIDPELEDVAVRASRAVGTLYSGVDVVESERGYMVLEVNGIPEFKNVQRVTGVNVAGEIAKLVAEVARR; encoded by the coding sequence ATGTATCTATCCGTCTGGATCTATATAAGCCCTGTGTGGAGTATTTGGGTAATAGGAGTGAGATTTATATACCGCCTCGTTCTGCCGCTTCATGGGGAAATTGATTTTGTCTACGACGTCGCCAGGCTCGACGAGAAGCTTCTACTAGCCGAGCTGAGGAACCTCGGACTTAGGGTTAGGGCGGTTAATATTGAGGAGGTGGTGGCGCCAGACGGCTTGGGGGAGGTGGGTGTTATACGCGTCGCCGCGAGGTCCCGGGTGATCCCCACCGCGTTTACCTACGAGAGCCGCGGCGGCGTGGCTATAAACAGCGCCACGTCGCTTGTCCTATCCCACGACAAGTACCTGACATACCTCAGCCTACTGAAGGCGGGGGTGCCCACCCCGGCCACCTACCTAGTCTTCGGGGGCGAGGCAGCGGTCGCCGTCGCGGAGAAGTTGAACTACCCGGTGATTGTGAAGCCGACCGACGGTTCGTGGGGCCGGTTTGTAAATCTGGTAAAGTCCGCCGAAGATCTGCGATCGCTTGTTTTGCAGAAGTGGGGGATGGACAGCCACATGCACCTCTTCCTAGTGCAGGAGTATGTGGAGAAGCCGGGGCGGGACATCAGGGTGACCGTGGTGGGGGACAGGGCGGTGGCCGCCATCTACAGAATTAGCCAGGGGGACTGGCGCACCAACACCGCTAGGGGCGGGAGGGCCGAGCCGGTTAGGATAGACCCGGAACTTGAGGACGTGGCGGTGAGGGCCAGCAGAGCTGTGGGGACGCTGTACTCGGGCGTGGATGTGGTGGAGTCGGAGAGGGGATACATGGTTCTCGAAGTCAACGGAATCCCAGAGTTTAAGAACGTGCAGAGGGTCACCGGCGTAAACGTGGCTGGGGAGATCGCCAAGCTAGTGGCGGAGGTGGCTAGGCGCTAG
- a CDS encoding DUF2203 domain-containing protein yields the protein MKLFTLEEANEVVKQLRPLLAPVVEAARRWDELTPEEMEEAERQAQWLLKAASENGFIIRDFVNGIVDFPTVTRDGDFVYLCWKIDEPEVMYYHGPEGFAGRRRIKPGLFD from the coding sequence GTGAAGCTCTTCACCCTCGAAGAGGCTAACGAGGTGGTTAAGCAACTAAGACCTCTCCTCGCCCCCGTAGTGGAGGCGGCGAGGCGGTGGGACGAGCTGACTCCTGAAGAGATGGAAGAGGCCGAGAGGCAGGCCCAGTGGTTGCTGAAGGCCGCGTCTGAAAACGGCTTCATCATCAGGGATTTTGTAAATGGGATTGTGGACTTCCCCACTGTGACTAGAGACGGCGATTTTGTATACCTGTGCTGGAAAATAGACGAGCCGGAGGTTATGTACTACCACGGCCCCGAGGGCTTCGCCGGGCGGAGACGTATAAAGCCGGGCCTCTTCGACTAG
- a CDS encoding SWIM zinc finger family protein codes for MLCREAAKRAVFALGQEVFIERVERRGPWLYAVSYVRSETRRDVCYQVVLKIKLGTRYFVGRCECPDFKFRGGPCKHLVRAKVALRQYLKLAKRSS; via the coding sequence GTGCTTTGCAGAGAGGCGGCGAAGAGGGCTGTGTTCGCCCTGGGCCAGGAGGTGTTTATAGAGAGGGTAGAGAGGCGTGGGCCTTGGCTCTACGCCGTCTCCTACGTCAGGTCTGAGACCCGCCGCGACGTCTGCTACCAGGTGGTGCTCAAGATTAAGCTGGGCACTAGGTACTTCGTAGGGCGCTGCGAATGCCCCGACTTCAAATTCCGCGGGGGGCCTTGTAAACACCTCGTCCGGGCCAAGGTGGCGTTGAGGCAATACTTAAAACTTGCCAAACGGAGTAGCTAG